The DNA region GGGCGCTGCCGCCGCCTCAAGTGCTTGTGGTAGTGGGCTCGCTGCACCCTACCGCCCGGGCGCAGGTGCGGCTGCTTCTGGAGAAGGAGTCCTGCGCGCTGGTGCACACTGGGAATGATGAGGAGCCCGACGACTCCAGCAGGGTGATCGTCCTCCTCACCCCGGATGAGGGCACGGAGGGGGATCATGTTGGAGAGCTGGCGAAGCGGGCCGCGCAGGTACTGCGCTCGCGCCGGGTATCTGGGATGGTGGTCACCGGCGGCGACTCGGCGAGGGCCGTCCTAGAGGCCATCGGGGCCTCAGGAGTAGCGCTGCTGGGCGAGGTCGTGCCAGGCTTGCCCTGTGGACGCCTGGTCGGCGGGGATTACGACGGCCTGCCGGTGGTGACTAAGGCTGGCAGTTTTGGTCGAGAGGAGGCACTGTGGTGGGGAGTGATCAAAGTGGAGGAGATGATTGGTGAGAGATAGACCTTTGCTAGCGATAACTATGGGAGATCCGGCGGGTATAGGTCCCGAAGTGATAGCGAAGGCGCTGTCGCGCCGCGAGCTGTACGACCTGTGCAGGCCGATCGTGGTGGGGGACACCTCTACCATGGAGCGCCAGCTCACGTGCGCCCCGGGGGTGAGGTCGGTCCGACAGGTGGGGGAGCCCGATGAGGCTGTTTGCGAGTACGGGACGCTGGAAGTACTCCAGATAGCCACGGACGTCTCCGCCGTGCGGCCCGGACAGCTCTCGCCCGAGGCCGGGAGGGCGGCGGTGGAGTGCGTGCGGGTCGCGGCCGCTCTGGCGCGTGACGGCAGGGCAGATGCCATCGTCACAGCTCCCCTCAACAAGGCGGCGATGCACCTGGCCGGGTACAGCTACCCGGGCCACACAGAGCTGTTGGCTGAGTTCTTCGGCGTTCAGCGGTACTCGCTCGTGCTCACCACCGGCGAGCTCTTCGTGTTCCACGTGACGACGCACGTGTCGCTGCGGGAGGCCATCGAGCTGCTGACCGTCGACAGGGTGCAGGGCACAATCGAGCTGGCGCATAGCTTTGCCACCACCCTGGGCAGGGAGCGGAAGTCGATCGGCGTGGCAGGACTGAATCCTCACGCCGGAGAAGGAGGACTCTTCGGGCGTGAGGACGAGGAGGTCATCCGACCTGCGATCGAGGCCGCCAGGCTGGAAGGAGTCGACGTCGAGGGCCCCATGCCCGCCGACGCACTCTTCCCAAAGGCCGCCCAAGGGAAGTACGACTTCGTCGTGATGATGTACCATGACCAGGGCCACGTGCCCTTCAAGAGTCTCTACTTCGACAAGGGGGTAAACATCACCGTCGGTCTGCCGGTGGTGCGCACCTCGGTGGACCATGGCACGGCGTTCGACATAGCTGGGAGGTGCATGGCCAGCGAGGAGAGCATGGTCAAGGCGATAGAGCTGGCCGCGGCCCTCGCACCCGCTTGGGGCAAGGTGTGGGAGGCGGTGAAGACGGACGTGGCTTAGGTCCCGATCAGGCAGAGAAATACGCAAAGGGTCTTCAGGGGCTGATGCCGGTGGAACTCCCTGGCAAACCCCATCCCTTGCGTGTGCACCTGGGTATACACAGCATGTGCCACGAGCGGGGATCCATGTGCCTCCCGACAGGGGGTAAGCTCTCGCAACTCCCCGAGGATGTCCCGTAAATGGGATGCTTGCCCTCGGTCGCATGTGCTCTCTGGTGTTAGCCTCACGGGGTCGGGATAGCCCTGGCTAGGTTTATAATACACATATCTTGATAGGTGGGTGATGACCATGGCACGGATGTACCCCAGGGAGATCAAGCGGAGCACCACCAGCGGTGCGGAGAGGCTGCTGTTCGAGGAACTCAGGCGACAGCTGCCGGACGAGATCATGGTGTTCCACAGCGTCTGCTGGCAGGATCCGCCGGTAGATGGTAGGGGTCTGAGTCGCGACCGGGAGGCTGACTTCGTGATCCTGGATCCATCGCGCGGGATCCTCGTGCTAGAGGTGAAGGGTGGCCAGGTGTGGCGCGATCCCGACACGGGCCTGTACTACAGCAACGAACACCTTCTCGAGGAGAGCCCCTTCGAACAGGCTAAGACCAACATGTACTCGCTGATGCAGAGGGTGAGAACAGCCAACACCACGGCTCGATGGGCTGGATCCTATCGCTTCGAGTACGCAGTGGCATTCCCCGATTGCTATCTTCTGCCAAATATGGCGGATGTGATGCCATTGCCCCGGCACAAGGTGATGGACTCCACCGACTTAGAAGATCTGGGCTCCTGGGTGCGCAGGGCGCTCGGCCGAGGGGATCCCAGCAGGAAGCTTGAAGGTGAGGCACGGGCGGCGCTGGTGCGGCTGCTATCCGCATCCTCCGAGCCCCCGCCGCTTGGGCTTCTAGCGCTGATCGAGGCGCAGAACAGGAGGTTCGAGGAGCTTACGCAGGGCCAGCGAAACATCCTTCTAGCCATGTCGGAGTACAGGCGACTAGCGGTTGCGGGATGCGCGGGCTCGGGCAAGACCTTCCTGGCGATGGAGCAAGCCTACCGACTGGTGAGCCAGGGGCTCAGGGTGCTCTTCACCTGCCACAACAGAGCTCTCGCCGATTGGGTACGCGAGAGCCTCACGAAGACGTTAGGCGGCTTACCCGATAACCTACACGTGGACGAGTTCGATGGCGTGGCCATCGAGCTCTGCAGGCGCCATGGCGTGTCGGTGCCGGATCCCGAAAGGCTGTCCGAGGCTCAGAAGACCGAGTTCTACCGAGAGACCCTGCCGGAGCTGCTGGACACTGCCCTGGGGCATATGACACAGGAGGATAAGTTCGATGCCGTGGTGGTCGACGAAGCGCAGGACTTCCACGTGCTTCGCTGGGGGCCCCTCCTGGGGTTGCTGAAGGATCCCGGCGAAGGCCACCTATACATCTTCTACGACAGCAACCAGAACTTGTTCGTGCCAGAGGTTGACTTCCCCATCCCCAGGCCGCACCTCATGCTCAGGCAGAACTGCCGCAACACGCAGGCCATCCACTCCCTCGCGGCCAAGTACCATTCTGATCCCGATAGCCTCAGCTGCCTGGGTCCCGAGGGGCTACCCCCGAAGGTTGTGGAGTGCGAGCCTACCGCACAGCTCGCGGCGCTGCGACGGGAGATCATAGAGCTCCGCGAGCAGGGGCTATCGCCGTCCCAGATAGTGGTGCTCACACCTCGCAGCTCCAGGCACAGCGATTTTAAGGAAGGCACAGATGTAGGTCACGGCCTCCGGCTCACGTGGGGTAAACCGGACTCAGGGCACGTAGCGATCCGGAACATCTACGCCTACAAGGGGTTGGAGGCTGATGTGGCGATCGTAGTCGAGCCCCATCACATCCATAGGGAGAAGCTCTCGCAGGTGCTGTACGTGGCTTTCTCGCGTGCCAGGCACCACCTGGTAGTGCTGGGTGGCCTACCTGAACCTCGCTCAAGCTAAAGCTGTTCGGCGCCGATTTTACATAAGCGACAAGATGACAATTTATTCATCTATATTGACACCATTCCCAAAGGGACTTATATTAGGGTGCAGATCGAGGTGACATCTTAGGTCACAGTACTTCCAGCTCCTGGCTGGGGATAGGAGAGTCCTTTGATCGAGAGCATTTACCAGATAGGGGAAGCCGTGCGCAAAGAAGGCCAGGGTACACGCGCTTTCTTGGAGTCGCTGGCTGTCGAGGTGCCTCCTGTCAAAAAGGGCTCGGCACACATAGCTATATTCGACTTCA from Thermobaculum terrenum ATCC BAA-798 includes:
- the pdxA gene encoding 4-hydroxythreonine-4-phosphate dehydrogenase PdxA, yielding MGDPAGIGPEVIAKALSRRELYDLCRPIVVGDTSTMERQLTCAPGVRSVRQVGEPDEAVCEYGTLEVLQIATDVSAVRPGQLSPEAGRAAVECVRVAAALARDGRADAIVTAPLNKAAMHLAGYSYPGHTELLAEFFGVQRYSLVLTTGELFVFHVTTHVSLREAIELLTVDRVQGTIELAHSFATTLGRERKSIGVAGLNPHAGEGGLFGREDEEVIRPAIEAARLEGVDVEGPMPADALFPKAAQGKYDFVVMMYHDQGHVPFKSLYFDKGVNITVGLPVVRTSVDHGTAFDIAGRCMASEESMVKAIELAAALAPAWGKVWEAVKTDVA
- a CDS encoding DEAD/DEAH box helicase, which encodes MARMYPREIKRSTTSGAERLLFEELRRQLPDEIMVFHSVCWQDPPVDGRGLSRDREADFVILDPSRGILVLEVKGGQVWRDPDTGLYYSNEHLLEESPFEQAKTNMYSLMQRVRTANTTARWAGSYRFEYAVAFPDCYLLPNMADVMPLPRHKVMDSTDLEDLGSWVRRALGRGDPSRKLEGEARAALVRLLSASSEPPPLGLLALIEAQNRRFEELTQGQRNILLAMSEYRRLAVAGCAGSGKTFLAMEQAYRLVSQGLRVLFTCHNRALADWVRESLTKTLGGLPDNLHVDEFDGVAIELCRRHGVSVPDPERLSEAQKTEFYRETLPELLDTALGHMTQEDKFDAVVVDEAQDFHVLRWGPLLGLLKDPGEGHLYIFYDSNQNLFVPEVDFPIPRPHLMLRQNCRNTQAIHSLAAKYHSDPDSLSCLGPEGLPPKVVECEPTAQLAALRREIIELREQGLSPSQIVVLTPRSSRHSDFKEGTDVGHGLRLTWGKPDSGHVAIRNIYAYKGLEADVAIVVEPHHIHREKLSQVLYVAFSRARHHLVVLGGLPEPRSS